The window GGGCTTGATATACCGATACCCTTTGCACTGGAAGATTATTACGTGCCCAACGAGAAGAGAATAATGGCAGCAATAGAGAAACTGTTGAAATACTAATTTGGTGATATAAATGTATACTGTTAGTTTACCTCCCATTGGGGAGGGTATTCAGGAAGGAGAAATAGTAAAGTGGAATGTGAAACCTGGTGACATGGTAAAGAAAGATGATGAGCTGGTAGAGGTAATGACGGATAAAATAACCGTTAAGATACCTTCACCTGTTGCCGGCAAGATTGTTAAAACCCTTGTCAGCGAGGGGGAAACTGCAATGATAGGCGATGCTATCCTTGAAATTGATTCACCTGACGAGTCAAACAGCCCCGCTTCGGATAAGAATGTGGAATCTGCCCCCAAACAGGAAGTTTCCATAAGCACCGATGAAAAGATACCAAATGTTAAGGCCACTCCTGCAGTCCGTGCCTATGCAAGATCAAAAAATGTTGACCTCCTTAAGGTTAAACCCTCATCTCCAGATGGGAGGATAACCAGGGAGGATATAGATCGTTTCACATCCCAGAAGCCTGTGGAGGCTCCGAAACCACCTGCTGGTAAAGCCGGTGAGGATGAAATAATCACGCCTACAGGGATAAGAAAGATAATATTTGATAAAATGACAAAATCTAAACAGATAATACCCCATTTTACCATCACTGATTTCGTAGACACAGGGAATATAGAAAAGGCCATAAAACAGTATACTGGAAAAAGATATCTGAGCTTTACGGCATTCTTTGTAAAGGCCGTAAGTGTTGCCTTCAGGGATTTTCCAAAGCTGAATGCTGTTTATAATGAGAGCAATAAAACATATACAGTCAAGAAGACGTATAACATAGGTGTCGCTGTAGATTCACCTACAGGATTAACTGTTGTGGTTGTAAGGGATGCTGCATCAAAGAGTATCTTCCAGATATCGGATGAGATAAAGGATATGGCAGAACGTGCAAGAACAGGCAAGCTGCAGCTCCAGGATGTCCAGGGATCAACATTTTCAGTAACAAATATCGGGTCCATAGGAGGTATAATGGCCACACCTATAATCAATTATCCTGAGGTTGCAATACTTGAAGTCAACTCCAGAACATCAGCCTTCGAAAATGGAGAGCTGAAGCAGGGATTATACCTCACGCTTGCATGCGACCACAGGCTTATAGACGGTGCTGAGGCCGCCCGTTTCCTGGGAAGATTAAAAGAAGTACTGGAATATCCATTATTGTATATTGGTGATTGAATGGATTTCGATGCTGCATTTATAGGGTCAGGAGCTGGTGGTTATTATTCTGCCCTGAGGCTATTAAAACATAAAAAGAAGGTCCTGATCATTGAGAAGGAAAAATTCGGTGGGGAATGCCTGAACTATGGATGCATTCCATCCAAGGCACTTATAGAACTCAGCGAGGGCATAGAATATTTAAAAGATATGCCAGGAGTTTCCTTGAATTATAGTCTTGATATGAAGGAATGGCAGAAATGGAAACAATCCGTGGTTACCAGAATAACCGGTGGTGCGGAAAAGCTATGCCTGAGCCTGGGAGCCAAAATAGTTTATGGCAAGGGTAGCATAAAGGACAGAAATACCGTCACAGTCAATGGAACAGATTATTCAGCAGAGAATATAGTCATAGATACAGGGTCTGTGCCTGTTAAAATAAAGGGAATAGACGATGTATACTATAACAGGGAAATACTTGCCATGGAAAAGATCCCTGAACAACTTGTTATAATAGGCGGCGGTTATATAGGCGTGGAAATGGGAACTGCCTTCAGGAAACTGGGGTCCGATGTTTATATAGTTGAAATGAAGGATAGGATACTGCCTGAGATAGAGGAGGACCTTGCCAGGGAGGTTGATAAAAAACTCAGGAAACTGGGAGTTAAGATCATGACCGGCAGCAGGGTTCAGTCAGTGAAGAAAAATGGAAAGTACACTGTTGCAATAGAGGGCAGTGAGAGCATGGAAGCCGATACAGTTCTCATGTCAGTTGGGCGTGTGGCCAATACAGCGAATACAGGAATAGAAAAGCTCGGAATCCAGATGGACGGAAAATTCATACACACTGATGGCCATAAAAGAACTAGCGTACCCAATATCTATGCAATAGGAGATGTTTCCGGAGGTCCCATGCTTGCACATAAGGCATTTTATGATGGGTATGTTGCAGCAGAGAATATACTGGGAAATGATACAGTTGTGGATTACAGGGCACTGCCATTTGTTGTGTATACAGATCCGGAGATTGCCTTTACAGGTAAGCCAGGAGCCAAATACAACAAGGTACCGGTACTTGCAAACCCGCGATCACTGACCATGAATCAGAAGGAGGGATTCTTCAAGATTTACTATGACGATGATGGGAGCATAACAGGGGCCGGGGTTGCTGCACCAAGATCTTCTGAATCTATAACTGAGATCAGCCTCGCAGTTGAATCCGGGCTTTCCATAGATGATCTGTTCCTGACAATACATCCACATCCAACAGTTTCTGAGGGATTAAAGGATGCTTCTGAGAGAAATGACTAACTACTGGACTGACCTTGGTAAAATAAAATACAATGATGCACTTGATTTACAGTACAGGCTGGTGAGGGCCAGGAAGGATAACCAGATTCCAGATACCGTACTGTTCCTTGAGCATTACAATGTTTATACCATCGGAAGGAAAAGTGAGCCGTCCAATTACAGCAATGTAGATGTAATAAAAACCGATCGTGGTGGGGATGTTACATACCATGGTGAAGGACAGCTCGTTGCATATTTTATTTTCGATGTACGGATAAACGGCAAAAAGGAGATCAGGAAACTGCTTGAAAATATAGAGGAGTCGTATATAGATATGCTAAAATCATATGGATACAGGGCTATGCTCTATGGAGAACCTGGAATATGGATCGATGATCATGGACAGAAAAGGAAGGTTGCGTCGCTGGGAATGGCTGTGGATGATTATGTTTCATACCATGGAATGGCACTGAATATATCTCCAGAGGTCCTTGAGGGTTTCAGGCTTATAAATCCGTGTGGAATGAACAGTAGTGTCATATCATACGTTGATATACCCCGGGAAAAGGCCATACATTCTTTAATAGATGAATTTTCAGAGCATTTCGGAAAATTTACACAGGTGGAGAGCAGGAATATAATCAGGATTCCCTTTTAATATCCCATATACGCTCCACTATTCCAAGACGCCTGTTTGATGCAAGTGCCTGCATAAAAAGTACTGAAGAAAGCCTGTTAAGGTATATCATGATATATTTATTCATTGGCATTTGCTTTGAGACGAATACAGAAAGTCTTTCTGTTCTCCTGGCAACGGTTCTGGCCATATGCAGCGACACTGCCTCCACGCTGCCATCAGGTATGACAAAGAGTTTTATTTTTCCTATTTCCTTTCTATATTCAAACACCCTCTGCTCAAGCCATTTCACATCCTCCTCCTTTATGGTTCTATGCTGGCTTTCTGCAGTTAAATCCTCACCTATTACGAAAACATCATTTTGAATTTTAATCAAATCATTTTTAATATCATCCCATTTGGTATTTATCAGTGCATTTCCTATAAATGAGTTTAATTCGTCAAGTGTGCCCTGTAAATCTACCATCGGAGAATCCTTCCCTACCCTGATTCTGAGGCCATTATCGGTTTCCCCCTGATCTCCACGCCTTGTAAACATAGGAGCAAATTCCTATTAGAGATTTAATATTTTGTTTAAAGCGTCAGCGAATTAAGCTTCAAAAATACTATAAAATTTTATTTCCGCCTTATTGTAATCGGTATAACATTGTTATTAAACTCACAAATTGCGATATCTATGGGATCTATCATGTCAGGCGAAACATCCAAAATCACAGGAGCGCCCATTGCTATCTGCAATGCTCTGGCCCCAATAATCCTCGCTTTTTCAAATTTAGTCAGCATCATAGAAATCATTTAAAGTATAAAGTGTATTAAATAATCATAAATAAACATTTGTATTATCCGGGTTTTTAGTGGGGAATATGACTTTATACCCCATTCTATATTTATTTTATTACCGCATTATCCAGTTTATTGATAGATAAATTAATATACGTGCCATTCAGCATTAAGGGATACTGGCTTTCTCCCAGTTTTACCATAAGATGGTGGTCCAATACACTGAACCCTATCTTCTGAAACTCCTTGTAAGTTAATGTTCCATCCCCGTTATAGGTATAATTATCGGCTGCAACCTGGTCCCCATCTTCACCCCTGGCAGTTAGAAGTTCCACTGAATCCCCATTTTTCAATGTCAGGATTAAACACTCCGATGTTATCCCCCTGATTGTGGCAGGATCCATATTGGTAAGCACCAGTACCTTCCTGCCAATAAGCGCATCAGTGGAATAATATTTTTTTAAGTCAGATACTGAGGTATAAACCCTATCCGCATGAACTTTTATAACGTAAAGGGAGTCAGCCGAGGGATGGTTCTCCACCGATATGACTGTTGCAAGCTGTATATCAAGTATGTTTGGGTTGCTTAAATCAATTTTTTCGAATGGTATTTTTCCCTTATTTACATGGAAATTGTTATTTTCCAGAAGCTCTAAAAATGTAGATTCCCCGGGTATTAATTGCATTCCAAGTGATTCCATGATGCTGATCGAAGCCGAGGGCACATATGGATATAACATGGCTGTAAGGTACTGGGCTATCTTCAGGGATGTGTACAGCTTTTCATTAAGTTTTTTCATATCTTCCCTTATGAGCTTCCATGGGGCAGCCTCTGTGAAATAATTATTTGCTATCATTACCACTTCAAGCCATATAGAAAGTCCCCGTTTAATGTGCAGATTTCCGATTTCCTCACAGTATGCAGAAAATTTATTGCGAAGCAAATCAAGTATTTCATTATCGTTTTTATCAAAAGATTCAGGTACAGTCGGGGAAAGGTTATTTTTTTCGATAAAGCTCTCCACGCGGTATATATAATTTCCATACTTATCTACCAGTTCAGAATTCACTTTATACTGAAATTCGTGTAGTGAAAAGTCTGAATCCCCGGTTTCTGGAAGTATGGATGCCATATAATACCGCAATGAGTTCTTATCAACAAATTTTAACATTTCATCTGCTGTAAATCCTATGCCACGACTTTTGGAGAATTTCTCTCCCTCAAAACGGAGGTATTCATTAGCAGGAACGTTGTAGGGCAGATTGTACTCTCCATGTGCCAGGAGCATTGCAGGCCATATTATTGTATGGAATGGTATATTGTCCTTTCCTATGAAATAATATGATTTGACATTTCTATTCATCCAGAACTCTTTCCAGTAATCGGGCTTGCCTATTTCCTTTGAGTATACTCTTGCGCCTGTTATATAACCTATAAGTGCCTCGAACCACACATATATCTTTTTATTCTCATAGCCGGGTAGGGGAATTTTAACCCCCCAGTCCAGATCCCTGGTTATTGCCCGGGGATGAAGCCCCTCATTTATAAAATTCTGCGTGAATTTCAAAACGTTCTGTTTCCAGTATGTTTTTGAATCTATATAATCTGAAAGTTCCTTCTGAAGTGAGTCAAGGGTAAGAAAGAAATGTTCTGTAACACGAAAAACCGGGGGTTCATGAACAAGAGTGCAGACAGGATCGATTAATTCTATTGGATCCAGTGTTCTACCGCAGTTATCGCACTGGTCCCCCCTGGCCCCATCATACCCACAGTATGGGCATGTTCCTTCTATATACCTATCCGGCATGAATTTATTAAGCGTTTTGCAGAATGGTGAAACCATGTATCTTTTTACCAGGTAATTCTTTTCGAGAAGATTGAGGAAGAATTCGTCCACGTCTATATCGTGCTCAGGGTCGCTGGTTCTCATAAACTTATCAAAATTTATATCAAGTGAATTGAATGTTTCAATCTGCATATTGTGGAACCTGTCTGCTATTTCCTGCGGTGTTACATGGTTTTTTTCAGCACTGATTGTAATTGGCGTACCGTATTCATCACTTCCAGAGATAAAAAGCACTTCCTTGCCTACCATCCTGCTGAAGCGTACAAATATATCTGCACCGAGGTATGCTCCCGCAATATGCCCGAGGTGTAATGGCCCATTAGCGTAAGGTAATGCACAGTTTACAAGAATTTTTTCGGACTCCATCAGAAGGATAGTTTAAACTGAAATTTAAGCCTTTATTTTTGGGTATCTATCTTAAACTCATCCTCTATAATATAGACAAACTTATTTAGAAACCGGTCAAATATAATTATAAGGAGCATTCCGGCAAATAGAAAAAGCAGTGCGAACACATTTGCACGTTCCAGTATAAAAACCACGGCTATGCCCATTGCAGGGGGGTGCATTGCCTTAAAGGCAACCAGTAAAAGCGCAACCATGGTCTCAACCAGTGCCAGAGTTGAATATAATCCTATGTGCAAAGAAACAACGAATCCTATAATTCCACAGATCCCGGAGATTATATAGCTTTTGACAAATTTACTGATTCGGGACGATTCCTGGTGTGGCTCCATGAATAGTAGAAAGGAACTTGATGCAAAGGACGAAAAAACTATAAATTTTGCTATGGGAATAACGTATATATGTATAAGGGAAAGAGAAAATATAGTAATTGACATGGTTATCCCGATAAAAATTGCAGGAATTATACTGTTTCTAATGCGGATTTCATTGTTGCTATGAACATATTTCATCGTTCAAATAATTCCTTTACCGTTTATAAATAAATCTATATGTCCTGCATTTTAAAATAATAAATTTATGATATGCAGATCTGAAACTTTAATCAGTATTTTTCAACTGCTTTATTGTTTCCTGTACAGCTGTATCCACGGATTCATCGCTTGTGTACTTGCTCTTCCATCCTGTGGCAAGAAGTTTGTCAATGGCGAGGTGGGTTATCTTTATGTCTCCCTTCCATCCCCTACCTCCAATTCCCCCGGTGTAGTTATATTTAACATTCTTTAAACCCATTCTCTTGACAACGTAATCTGCAATGGTTTTAACAGATGTTGTATCCCTGTTGCCCAGATTTATTATATCAGTTTTGTCAAACTTTTCATGAACGTATATCATTGAATCAACGCAGTCAGTAACATGCATGTAGGATTTTCTCTGTGTTCCATCCCCAAGTATTTCCAGCTCACTGGGATTTTTCATAAGCTTGTTTATAAAATCATATATAACACCGTGTGTGGAATTTTTTCCAACTATATTTGCAAAACGGAAAATTGTACCCCTCATGCCATAATAATGGGAGTATGCCGTAATAAAACCCTCATTGGACATTTTAGAGGCACCGTAGGATGATATAGGCATATAAGGACCATAATTTTCAGGTGTTGGCATAACTGAGGCCTCACCGTACACGGTTGAGGAAGAGGCGAAGAGGATCTGCTTTACGTCTTTCTTTCTCATATATTCAAGTATATTTTCGGTAACCACAACATTGTTTTCAAAATCTTTTACCGGGTCCTCTGATCCATACCGGACATCAGAATTGGCTGCTAAATGAATGACCACGTCTATATTTTTCAATTTGCTGAAATCAAAGGATAATAGATCAGCGTTGATAAATTCCAGATTTTTATTTCCCTTGAAAGCTCTTATGAACCTTTCACCCACATGGTTGTTAAGATTGTCTATTACGGTAACCCTATTATCCGGCAGTAATTTTTCTACCATGTTTGAACCGATAAAACCTGCACCACCGGTTATCAAAATATTTTTTTCATGCATAAAAGGAGATGGCTTATTAAATAATAATTGTTTTTATATTAAAAATTAATATGGTACCATGACCTATTACTTTAAGTGTAAGGATTTAGGATGGAATTGCTCATTTGAAAACCATGCAGAGAAGAGGGAGGACATATTTCCCAGAATAAGAATCCATTTCCACTATGCACATGCAACAAATGATATAGACGAAGAAACCATGAAAAAAATAGAATCCGTAATATACGAGGGTGAAGAATACAAAGGGGAAATATGAAAATTGAAAAAATAAAGGGATTCCGTGATCATTATCCAGAGGACATGGAGATCAGGGAATATTTTTTCAAAAAAATTACAGACACTGCTGAAAACTTTGGATATAAGCGAATAGATTTCCCTAGCCTGGAGCCACTGGATCTATACAGGCTAAAATCAGGCACAGAGCTTGTAAATCAAACATTTTCTTTTGTTGACAAGGGTGGCAGGGAGGTCACAATGATACCGGAGGCAACGCCTTCTACCGTCAGGCTTCTGACAGCAAGAAAGGACCTGCCAAGGCCTATAAGATGGTATTCATTTCCAAAAGTGTGGCGGTACGAGGAACCGCAGGAGGGAAGATTCAGGGAACACTACCAGTTCAATGCAGACATGTTCGGCATAGATTCTGAGGAAATTGATGCAGAAATTGTAGGGCTTGCGTCCAGCATACTGGACTATCTAGGCCTCTCCGGGGTATATGAAATCAACATAAATGACAGATTTCTCATGGAATATATACTGAATGACCTGGGAATTGAAAATATACCTGAAGCCTTTTCAATTATTGACAAATATAAAAAGCTGGACAGAGCCAGTTTTTCATCAATGCTTAACGGTATAGGCGCTGGAGAGGATGTGGTTAAGAAAATTTTATCGCTTCTGTCTGAGAAAACAGATACAGGTGGACTTGAAAAAAAGGTAAAAAAGATAGTAAAGAATTATGATGAAATAAAACCCAGGGTTGATAGGATTAAGAAAACCTTTGAATTGATAGGGCTTTACACAGAAAGCACAATAAATTTTGATTTTTCTATAGTAAGGGGGCTTTCATATTATACAGGTATTGTTTTTGAGGCTTTTGACGTTAAGGGAGAGTTGAGGGCAATTCTCGGAGGGGGGAGGTATAACGGCCTGTCAAAACTATTTACAGATGAGGAAATACCGGCTGTAGGATTCGCCATTGGTGATGCAGTAATTGAATTACTTCTCAAACGGCAGGATCTTTGGGTCAAACGTAATGTAAAGGAATCTTATTATATATGCAACCTTTCAAGTTCAGATGATGAATATATACTCAAGATAGCAAGCAGAATCAGAAGCCTTAATAAAATAGCACTGGTAGACATGACACATAGAAAGATATCATCACAGATAAAAAGTGCCTCAGGCTGTAATTATGCCATAATAATAGGTGATAGGGAAGTTGAAGAGAATACAGTTACAGTAAAGAATATGGAAACTTCCGAGCAATCAACTGTGGGATATGATGACTTTCTACTGCACCTTAGAAATAGAACTTCCTAAAATTATATAGGTTGGATTTCTATTAATTCCATAAAACACATGACAACAAAATTTATATTGAAATAATACCTTATCCATAAATGTCAGTTGCTTTTGTCCTTATAAGAGTTTTACCAGGTAAGGAACATGAAATATATGATAAGGTGTCTAAATTAAAATATGTAACAGAGGTGCATCCGCTACTTGGCGAATATGACCTTATACTTAAAATAGACACAGATGAAATGACCGAGATAGGGAAACTCGTTATCCAGGATATAAGAAGCATCAATGGCGTTGTTGAAACAAAAACACTTGCGGAGATTAAGTTATAGGTGATGATATGACAGGTTTTTCTTGGAATTGGGATGTATTTTTTCTAGTATTGCTTGCCTTGCTTGCCCTGTCCCTCATAATATTCGGAATTTTAACCGCATATTTTGGAAGCAACAAAAGCAGGATAGTTGGAGCCAGCTTGTTGGTTGTAGGTTTATTAATAGGAATATTTGTAATACTGGGTTCACATGATGTGTTCGGTGTCAGCTTCATTACGAGAGTCCTTGAGCCCACTGTATTTTACATAATTGCCGCCATCATAGGTGTGGTAATAGGCCTCCTGATATTCCTTGGGGCCATAATGAAAACATAAATTAAATTATTTTAACAAACCCTTAATTTCACTTTCTTCTGAGACAAAATAAATTACATCATTTTCCTCAAATTCATATCCACTTGCCACCGGGAATATATAACTGTCATCCTTCAGCACAGATAATATAATTATTTTATTGAAGACTTTAAGGAAATCAATGATTTTATGGCCGATGTATTTCTCAGGTATTTTTACCGAATAAATTTTTGGCCCATTGCCTGAGGATAGCAATTTCAGAACAAAATCCGGCAGCTTTGGGTTCATTATAGATTTTGATATTACGAGAGCGCTTAATTCATTTAAGGTTATAACCTCGTCTGCACCTGCATTCTTTGCATTGGGCACGTTCTCAGATTTTGCCACCTGCGCGATAATTTCTGCAGATTTGTTTAATTTTCTTATTTGGAAAATATTCAGTATGGTCTTTGCATCTATAAGATTTGGTGGTATATCCGAATTGAAATCACCGGTAACAATAAAACGCTTCGCCTCTGCGGCATTTGCAGCCTCCAGTGTTTTTTCATCCGCCGGATCTCCGGGGGTAAAAAAGACATAATCAGATTTTACCGGGTTTTCCTTCATATTTGCAATCAAGACCAGCGAATCTATTTTTAATTTTCTATTCAGGTAATTTGATATTATATTGCTGGAATAATCATTATAGTTGCATATTACTGTATGATTTTTCATTTTAATCCTCCTTATTCTGTGTTTCAGTTTAACATTGGTCATGTATGCCGCGGTGGATGCCGTAAGTGTACTTACAGTTCCTATACCGGCAAGCATTATTATAATGGCAATTATTCTTCCTGTT of the Ferroplasma sp. genome contains:
- a CDS encoding dihydrolipoamide acetyltransferase family protein; the protein is MYTVSLPPIGEGIQEGEIVKWNVKPGDMVKKDDELVEVMTDKITVKIPSPVAGKIVKTLVSEGETAMIGDAILEIDSPDESNSPASDKNVESAPKQEVSISTDEKIPNVKATPAVRAYARSKNVDLLKVKPSSPDGRITREDIDRFTSQKPVEAPKPPAGKAGEDEIITPTGIRKIIFDKMTKSKQIIPHFTITDFVDTGNIEKAIKQYTGKRYLSFTAFFVKAVSVAFRDFPKLNAVYNESNKTYTVKKTYNIGVAVDSPTGLTVVVVRDAASKSIFQISDEIKDMAERARTGKLQLQDVQGSTFSVTNIGSIGGIMATPIINYPEVAILEVNSRTSAFENGELKQGLYLTLACDHRLIDGAEAARFLGRLKEVLEYPLLYIGD
- the lpdA gene encoding dihydrolipoyl dehydrogenase, with protein sequence MDFDAAFIGSGAGGYYSALRLLKHKKKVLIIEKEKFGGECLNYGCIPSKALIELSEGIEYLKDMPGVSLNYSLDMKEWQKWKQSVVTRITGGAEKLCLSLGAKIVYGKGSIKDRNTVTVNGTDYSAENIVIDTGSVPVKIKGIDDVYYNREILAMEKIPEQLVIIGGGYIGVEMGTAFRKLGSDVYIVEMKDRILPEIEEDLAREVDKKLRKLGVKIMTGSRVQSVKKNGKYTVAIEGSESMEADTVLMSVGRVANTANTGIEKLGIQMDGKFIHTDGHKRTSVPNIYAIGDVSGGPMLAHKAFYDGYVAAENILGNDTVVDYRALPFVVYTDPEIAFTGKPGAKYNKVPVLANPRSLTMNQKEGFFKIYYDDDGSITGAGVAAPRSSESITEISLAVESGLSIDDLFLTIHPHPTVSEGLKDASERND
- the lipB gene encoding lipoyl(octanoyl) transferase LipB → MLLREMTNYWTDLGKIKYNDALDLQYRLVRARKDNQIPDTVLFLEHYNVYTIGRKSEPSNYSNVDVIKTDRGGDVTYHGEGQLVAYFIFDVRINGKKEIRKLLENIEESYIDMLKSYGYRAMLYGEPGIWIDDHGQKRKVASLGMAVDDYVSYHGMALNISPEVLEGFRLINPCGMNSSVISYVDIPREKAIHSLIDEFSEHFGKFTQVESRNIIRIPF
- a CDS encoding cob(I)yrinic acid a,c-diamide adenosyltransferase, translated to MFTRRGDQGETDNGLRIRVGKDSPMVDLQGTLDELNSFIGNALINTKWDDIKNDLIKIQNDVFVIGEDLTAESQHRTIKEEDVKWLEQRVFEYRKEIGKIKLFVIPDGSVEAVSLHMARTVARRTERLSVFVSKQMPMNKYIMIYLNRLSSVLFMQALASNRRLGIVERIWDIKRES
- a CDS encoding DNA-directed RNA polymerase subunit K, with amino-acid sequence MMLTKFEKARIIGARALQIAMGAPVILDVSPDMIDPIDIAICEFNNNVIPITIRRK
- the metG gene encoding methionine--tRNA ligase, encoding MESEKILVNCALPYANGPLHLGHIAGAYLGADIFVRFSRMVGKEVLFISGSDEYGTPITISAEKNHVTPQEIADRFHNMQIETFNSLDINFDKFMRTSDPEHDIDVDEFFLNLLEKNYLVKRYMVSPFCKTLNKFMPDRYIEGTCPYCGYDGARGDQCDNCGRTLDPIELIDPVCTLVHEPPVFRVTEHFFLTLDSLQKELSDYIDSKTYWKQNVLKFTQNFINEGLHPRAITRDLDWGVKIPLPGYENKKIYVWFEALIGYITGARVYSKEIGKPDYWKEFWMNRNVKSYYFIGKDNIPFHTIIWPAMLLAHGEYNLPYNVPANEYLRFEGEKFSKSRGIGFTADEMLKFVDKNSLRYYMASILPETGDSDFSLHEFQYKVNSELVDKYGNYIYRVESFIEKNNLSPTVPESFDKNDNEILDLLRNKFSAYCEEIGNLHIKRGLSIWLEVVMIANNYFTEAAPWKLIREDMKKLNEKLYTSLKIAQYLTAMLYPYVPSASISIMESLGMQLIPGESTFLELLENNNFHVNKGKIPFEKIDLSNPNILDIQLATVISVENHPSADSLYVIKVHADRVYTSVSDLKKYYSTDALIGRKVLVLTNMDPATIRGITSECLILTLKNGDSVELLTARGEDGDQVAADNYTYNGDGTLTYKEFQKIGFSVLDHHLMVKLGESQYPLMLNGTYINLSINKLDNAVIK
- a CDS encoding HPP family protein, which codes for MKYVHSNNEIRIRNSIIPAIFIGITMSITIFSLSLIHIYVIPIAKFIVFSSFASSSFLLFMEPHQESSRISKFVKSYIISGICGIIGFVVSLHIGLYSTLALVETMVALLLVAFKAMHPPAMGIAVVFILERANVFALLFLFAGMLLIIIFDRFLNKFVYIIEDEFKIDTQK
- a CDS encoding NAD-dependent epimerase/dehydratase family protein, whose amino-acid sequence is MHEKNILITGGAGFIGSNMVEKLLPDNRVTVIDNLNNHVGERFIRAFKGNKNLEFINADLLSFDFSKLKNIDVVIHLAANSDVRYGSEDPVKDFENNVVVTENILEYMRKKDVKQILFASSSTVYGEASVMPTPENYGPYMPISSYGASKMSNEGFITAYSHYYGMRGTIFRFANIVGKNSTHGVIYDFINKLMKNPSELEILGDGTQRKSYMHVTDCVDSMIYVHEKFDKTDIINLGNRDTTSVKTIADYVVKRMGLKNVKYNYTGGIGGRGWKGDIKITHLAIDKLLATGWKSKYTSDESVDTAVQETIKQLKNTD
- a CDS encoding DUF1059 domain-containing protein — translated: MTYYFKCKDLGWNCSFENHAEKREDIFPRIRIHFHYAHATNDIDEETMKKIESVIYEGEEYKGEI
- the hisS gene encoding histidine--tRNA ligase, which translates into the protein MKIEKIKGFRDHYPEDMEIREYFFKKITDTAENFGYKRIDFPSLEPLDLYRLKSGTELVNQTFSFVDKGGREVTMIPEATPSTVRLLTARKDLPRPIRWYSFPKVWRYEEPQEGRFREHYQFNADMFGIDSEEIDAEIVGLASSILDYLGLSGVYEININDRFLMEYILNDLGIENIPEAFSIIDKYKKLDRASFSSMLNGIGAGEDVVKKILSLLSEKTDTGGLEKKVKKIVKNYDEIKPRVDRIKKTFELIGLYTESTINFDFSIVRGLSYYTGIVFEAFDVKGELRAILGGGRYNGLSKLFTDEEIPAVGFAIGDAVIELLLKRQDLWVKRNVKESYYICNLSSSDDEYILKIASRIRSLNKIALVDMTHRKISSQIKSASGCNYAIIIGDREVEENTVTVKNMETSEQSTVGYDDFLLHLRNRTS
- a CDS encoding Lrp/AsnC ligand binding domain-containing protein, producing the protein MSVAFVLIRVLPGKEHEIYDKVSKLKYVTEVHPLLGEYDLILKIDTDEMTEIGKLVIQDIRSINGVVETKTLAEIKL
- a CDS encoding ion channel, encoding MIIVLIGSYLEYISQINIQGSQIKSPELAIWFVFQTVTTVGYGDVVPVNLTGRIIAIIIMLAGIGTVSTLTASTAAYMTNVKLKHRIRRIKMKNHTVICNYNDYSSNIISNYLNRKLKIDSLVLIANMKENPVKSDYVFFTPGDPADEKTLEAANAAEAKRFIVTGDFNSDIPPNLIDAKTILNIFQIRKLNKSAEIIAQVAKSENVPNAKNAGADEVITLNELSALVISKSIMNPKLPDFVLKLLSSGNGPKIYSVKIPEKYIGHKIIDFLKVFNKIIILSVLKDDSYIFPVASGYEFEENDVIYFVSEESEIKGLLK